A segment of the uncultured Desulfobulbus sp. genome:
CCGCCTTCCCGGTGAACCGGGCAGGGCGACCTGTCTCTGCGCTCGTTGCGGTGCGGTACTCAGCCGACATCGGCCCAACAGTATTGAACGGTCCCTGGCGTTGACGCTGACGGCCCTGATCCTGTTTATCCTCTCCAACAGTTTCCCCTTCCTGGCCATGAAATCAGCAGGATTGGTGCAGGAAACCACGCTGCTTAGCGGTATTTATGCCTTGTGGGGGCAGAAGTTGTACGGTCTCTCACTCCTCGTGCTTCTGACCTGCATTCTCGTGCCGGCCGTCCAGATGTGTGGTTTGCTCTATATTCTCTTACCGTTGTACTGGAGGACGCGTCCCTCCGCCCATGGCGCTCAGGTTTTTCGCCTCGTGCAGGAGGTGGCCCCTTGGGGCATGATGGAAGTTTTTATGATCGGTATCCTGGTGGCGCTGGTCAAATTGGGGAATATGGCGACCATTGTTCCCGGAACCTCGGTCTTCTCCTTTGGTGCCCTCATTTTTGTGATGGCCGCCGCCTTTTCCAGCCTTGATCCAGCCTTGCTGTGGGATCGCCTCGACCGACGTCGAACATGAAAATCACGACCGCTCGGGAAAAAGGACTGGTCAACTGTCACGACTGTCATCTCCTGGTCGAAGCGGACCACGGCGGGCATCGCTGCCCGCGTTGCGGTGCCCGTCTCCATATGCGAAAACCCAACAGTCTCTCCCGTACCTGGGCACTGGTTTGTGCAGCCCTGATCCTGATCGTCCCGGCCAATCTGCTGCCGATGACCATCACCACGGCATTGGGGGCCAAACAGGCCGACACGATCATGAGCGGGGTCATCTATTTTATGCAGACCGGGTCCTGGGAGATTGGTGCGGTCATTTTTATCGCCAGCATCTTTGTCCCCATTGCCAAGTTGCTGATCCTGATATTCCTGCTGCTCAGTGTGCAGTTCCGATCTGCCTGGAGGCCCTCGGATCGTACGAGCCTCTACCGACTGACCGAATTGGTCGGGCGCTGGTCGATGGTCGATATCTATGTGGTGACCATTCTGGTCGCCTTGGTCAAACTCGGGGGAGTGGCCTCGATCGAGGCCGGACCGGCGTCCGTCTTTTTTGCAGGTGTGGTGGTGGTCACCATGTTCGCCGCGGAAAGCTTTGATCCCCGTCTGATTTGGGATGTGCTCGAGGAAAAAACATGACTGATCGCCCTTCAAGAGAAGCTGAAGCCGTCATGGCGCAAATCAACAGCAAACGGAAGTTTTCCATCGTCTGGCTTGTTCCCCTGGTGGCCTTGATCATTGGGGGCTGGCTCGGGTACAAGGCGATCAGCGAAAAAGGGCCGACCATTACCATTACCTTCGCCACCGCGGAAGGGATAGAAGCGGGCAAGACCAAGATTAAATTCAAGGATGTGGAAATTGGTCAGGTCGAGTCCATCGTCCTCAGTGAGGATGCGACCAAGGTGGTGGTGACGGCGCAGATGGTCAAGGACGCCGAAGTCTACCTCACCGACCAGACCAAGTTTTGGGTGGTGCGGCCACGAATCAGCGGCGGTTCGGTCTCCGGTCTGAGCACAGTCCTCTCCGGTGCCTATATTGGTATCGACGGCAGCAGGCAGGGGGTTCCGAGACACCAGTTTACCGGCCTGGAAGTGCCCCCGGTGGTGACGCTCGGTCAGCCGGGGCGACATTTCGTCCTTGAGGCGGAAAACCTTGGCTCGCTTGATATCGGTGCGCCGGTCTATTTCCGGCAGATCAAGGTGGGGCAGGTTGTGGGCTATGCCTTGCATCCGGGCGGCAAGTCCGTGGAGATAAAGATTTTTGTCGAAGCCCCCCATCACACCCAGGTCACCACCAATACCCGCTTCTGGAATGCAAGCGGCGTGGACCTCACCCTCAATGCCCAGGGACTCAAGGTGGACACCCAATCGGTCATCTCCATTCTTGCCGGGGGGATCGCCTTTGAACAACCCAAGGATGGTGCCCCTGGGGAGGAAGCCCGAGAAAACACCCCATTTTACCTGTATGGCGACCATAACGCCACCCAGGAGAAGCAATATGCCATCCGCAACTATTATGCCCTGCTGTTCGACGAATCGGTACGTGGGCTCAGTATCGGAGCGCCGGTGGAATTGTATGGGATCAAGTTGGGCGAGGTGGTTGATCTCAAACTGCAATGTGACATTGATCAGAAGAAGTTTTTCGTTCCGGTGATCGTTGCCATAGAGCCGGAGCGGATTAACGCCGTCAGGAAAGAAGAGGCCTTACAGGATGCGCAGCGCAATCCTGGATTTTTTCTCAAGGCCTTGGTTGAAGGGCAAGGTCTACGGGCCCAGCTGCAAAGCGGCAATCTGCTCACCGGACAGTTGATGATCAACCTGGTGTTTGTCGATGACGCTCCCCATGCCGAACTTGGTCAGTGGAACGGATTCATTGCCTTGCCCACCATTCCCGGCTCCTTTCAACGCCTGCAGGAGGGGTTGACCCGCATTGTGAACAATCTGGAGAAGGTCCAATTCGATCAGATCGGTGGAGAACTGGAGCAAACCCTCAAAACTGTGCACACAGCCGTGGCCGAGATAGGCGGGCTCACCAAGACGCTGAACAAAGAAACCGTTCCGAAACTCCAGGCAACCCTGGTGGAATTGCAAAAATCATTGCTCGAGGTGCAAAAGGGGGTGAACAAGGATTCACCCTTGAATTACACCGCGACCAGGACCATGGAGGAGTTGTCCCTGACGCTGCGGGCAATACGGGAACTTGTGCAGATGCTGGACCATCAACCCCAGTCGCTCCTGTTTGGCAAGGAGAACAAGGCTCATGAATAACTATTTGTTAATATTCGGTTGTTTTTTTATCACTGCTTGTGCCACTCTCGGACTTGGCGGCTGCGGCAACAAGGTGCCGCAGATCAGTTATTATAGCCTGATGGCAGCGGACCTTGCCCCATCGACCGCGGTCCCCGCAAAGGGGATGGCCCTTCTGGTCGGCCCAATATCCCTGCCCGATATCCTGAAAAATTCGCAGATCGTCACCGGCCGAACAGGAGAGCGGTATCAACGCAGTGACAAT
Coding sequences within it:
- a CDS encoding paraquat-inducible protein A, whose product is MSMPQQNADMPKMAALCKDASSIVVACPDCDLLNRLPGEPGRATCLCARCGAVLSRHRPNSIERSLALTLTALILFILSNSFPFLAMKSAGLVQETTLLSGIYALWGQKLYGLSLLVLLTCILVPAVQMCGLLYILLPLYWRTRPSAHGAQVFRLVQEVAPWGMMEVFMIGILVALVKLGNMATIVPGTSVFSFGALIFVMAAAFSSLDPALLWDRLDRRRT
- a CDS encoding MlaD family protein is translated as MTDRPSREAEAVMAQINSKRKFSIVWLVPLVALIIGGWLGYKAISEKGPTITITFATAEGIEAGKTKIKFKDVEIGQVESIVLSEDATKVVVTAQMVKDAEVYLTDQTKFWVVRPRISGGSVSGLSTVLSGAYIGIDGSRQGVPRHQFTGLEVPPVVTLGQPGRHFVLEAENLGSLDIGAPVYFRQIKVGQVVGYALHPGGKSVEIKIFVEAPHHTQVTTNTRFWNASGVDLTLNAQGLKVDTQSVISILAGGIAFEQPKDGAPGEEARENTPFYLYGDHNATQEKQYAIRNYYALLFDESVRGLSIGAPVELYGIKLGEVVDLKLQCDIDQKKFFVPVIVAIEPERINAVRKEEALQDAQRNPGFFLKALVEGQGLRAQLQSGNLLTGQLMINLVFVDDAPHAELGQWNGFIALPTIPGSFQRLQEGLTRIVNNLEKVQFDQIGGELEQTLKTVHTAVAEIGGLTKTLNKETVPKLQATLVELQKSLLEVQKGVNKDSPLNYTATRTMEELSLTLRAIRELVQMLDHQPQSLLFGKENKAHE
- a CDS encoding paraquat-inducible protein A → MKITTAREKGLVNCHDCHLLVEADHGGHRCPRCGARLHMRKPNSLSRTWALVCAALILIVPANLLPMTITTALGAKQADTIMSGVIYFMQTGSWEIGAVIFIASIFVPIAKLLILIFLLLSVQFRSAWRPSDRTSLYRLTELVGRWSMVDIYVVTILVALVKLGGVASIEAGPASVFFAGVVVVTMFAAESFDPRLIWDVLEEKT